In Pseudoalteromonas sp. NC201, a single window of DNA contains:
- a CDS encoding cryptochrome/photolyase family protein: MTQQKPQYKGLRLILGDQLNAKHSWFADDKAEYLYLIAELKQEADYTKHHIQKVCAFFKAMENFAIALNKVGFHVLHLTLDETQDYSDLPALIAHLCDKYQVSSFDYQRPDEYRLLKQMMELTLDQLQVRCYDTEHFLVPYEELDDYLTPGKHTTMEFFYRKLRRRFNVLMDDGEPLGKQWNFDSKNRNKLKSKDIDAIPQPLCFANDVSDILKRIKRHKVKTIGNSEESLLWPANRAQAHDLLAFFCEHLLPLFGQFQDAMTCKSVDKWTLYHSRLSFALNTKMLHPKHVIDSAIAAYQDNSQIDIAQIEGFVRQILGWREYIRAVYWLNMPDYRHKNYLLAQRNLPGYFWHGKTKMRCLSEAINQSLDYAYAHHIQRLMVTGNFCLLTGIHPDQVDEWYLGIYIDAIEWVEMPNTRGMTQFADHGIVATKPYSASGNYIQKMSDYCQHCHYDVKQKSSNDACPLNSLYWHFMHRHEDKFANNHRIGMIYRNWQKQDEKTRQEVLARAQWCLDNIEQL; the protein is encoded by the coding sequence ATGACACAACAAAAGCCTCAATATAAAGGCCTCAGATTAATTCTTGGCGACCAACTCAACGCCAAGCATAGTTGGTTTGCTGACGATAAAGCTGAGTACCTTTATCTGATTGCAGAACTCAAACAAGAGGCCGACTACACCAAACATCATATACAAAAAGTATGCGCATTCTTCAAAGCCATGGAAAATTTCGCCATCGCACTGAATAAGGTAGGCTTTCATGTGCTACATCTCACCCTCGATGAGACTCAGGACTATTCTGATCTCCCCGCTTTAATTGCTCATTTATGTGATAAATATCAAGTGTCGAGCTTTGACTATCAACGACCTGATGAATATCGCTTACTGAAGCAAATGATGGAATTAACACTCGACCAGTTACAGGTTCGTTGCTATGACACTGAGCATTTTCTAGTCCCTTACGAAGAGTTGGATGATTATTTAACGCCAGGAAAACACACCACAATGGAGTTTTTTTATCGCAAGCTCAGGCGCCGTTTTAATGTATTAATGGACGACGGTGAACCGCTTGGCAAGCAATGGAATTTCGACAGTAAAAACCGTAATAAGCTCAAGTCAAAAGACATCGACGCTATCCCACAGCCGCTTTGTTTTGCCAACGATGTTAGTGACATTTTAAAGCGGATAAAACGGCATAAAGTGAAGACCATTGGTAACAGCGAAGAATCATTGCTGTGGCCGGCTAACCGTGCGCAAGCTCACGATCTTTTGGCCTTTTTCTGTGAACACCTATTGCCTTTATTCGGTCAATTTCAAGATGCAATGACCTGTAAAAGTGTCGATAAATGGACACTGTATCACTCACGACTCTCTTTTGCGTTGAATACAAAAATGCTTCACCCCAAACACGTTATCGATAGCGCGATAGCGGCTTACCAAGACAACTCACAAATTGATATTGCACAGATTGAGGGATTTGTTAGGCAAATATTGGGCTGGCGAGAGTATATCCGAGCCGTCTATTGGCTCAATATGCCGGACTACCGTCATAAAAATTACTTGCTTGCTCAGCGCAATTTGCCAGGCTATTTTTGGCATGGAAAAACGAAGATGCGCTGTTTAAGTGAAGCTATCAATCAAAGCCTTGATTATGCCTACGCTCACCACATTCAAAGATTAATGGTCACGGGAAACTTTTGTCTGCTAACCGGAATACACCCTGATCAAGTGGATGAATGGTATTTAGGTATATACATCGACGCCATTGAATGGGTCGAAATGCCAAACACCAGAGGCATGACACAATTTGCAGACCACGGCATAGTGGCAACCAAACCCTACTCCGCAAGTGGTAACTACATACAAAAAATGAGTGATTATTGTCAGCACTGCCACTACGACGTCAAGCAAAAATCAAGCAATGATGCATGTCCCCTTAACAGCCTATATTGGCATTTTATGCACCGCCATGAGGATAAGTTTGCCAATAACCACCGTATTGGTATGATCTATCGAAATTGGCAAAAACAAGATGAGAAAACACGGCAAGAGGTGCTTGCAAGGGCTCAGTGGTGTTTAGATAACATCGAGCAACTTTAG
- a CDS encoding DUF3019 domain-containing protein, which translates to MFSKLITWTVLFWSISLSQQLRAAETNPVGILHAVPSKCVALNQGRTCYADVKVTVNAPSEGDYCIRESLSKKILQCWAKADTFKYELDFSSDESLSYELISKQSRDVLAVTTIEVNWVHKVKTKKRRWRLF; encoded by the coding sequence ATGTTTTCTAAATTAATCACATGGACAGTGCTGTTTTGGAGTATTTCACTGAGCCAACAACTCCGTGCTGCTGAAACTAATCCAGTGGGAATACTTCATGCCGTGCCGAGCAAGTGTGTAGCCCTGAACCAAGGGCGAACTTGCTATGCGGATGTCAAAGTAACGGTGAATGCGCCTTCTGAAGGGGATTACTGCATTCGAGAAAGTTTATCGAAGAAGATCCTGCAGTGTTGGGCCAAAGCGGATACCTTTAAATATGAGCTAGACTTTAGTTCGGATGAAAGTTTGAGCTATGAGCTTATCTCAAAGCAGTCTCGAGATGTGCTAGCTGTGACCACTATTGAGGTGAATTGGGTTCACAAAGTAAAAACAAAAAAAAGGCGTTGGCGCCTCTTTTGA
- the rimP gene encoding ribosome maturation factor RimP, whose protein sequence is MSKLEQDLTEMLEPAVAACGFELLGLEFVQAGRHSTLRVYIDHENGINVDDCAEVSRQVSAILDVEDPITNEYSLEVSSPGVDRPLFKQAHYEAAVGEEVRLRTKLPQEGRRNFKGDLVAVNGDMITLKVDAQDFILMLSNIERANIIAKF, encoded by the coding sequence GTGTCAAAACTCGAGCAAGATTTGACTGAAATGTTGGAGCCTGCAGTTGCTGCGTGTGGCTTTGAATTACTCGGTCTTGAGTTTGTGCAAGCTGGTCGTCATTCTACACTTCGTGTATATATCGATCATGAAAACGGCATTAATGTAGATGACTGTGCGGAAGTGAGTCGTCAAGTTAGTGCAATTTTAGATGTCGAAGACCCGATTACGAACGAATATAGTTTGGAAGTATCTTCTCCTGGTGTTGACAGACCATTATTCAAACAAGCTCACTATGAAGCAGCAGTGGGAGAGGAAGTACGTTTGCGTACTAAACTTCCGCAAGAAGGTCGCCGTAATTTTAAAGGCGACTTAGTAGCAGTTAATGGCGATATGATCACGTTAAAAGTTGACGCTCAGGACTTTATCCTGATGTTAAGCAACATTGAGCGTGCCAATATCATCGCAAAATTCTAA
- the rbfA gene encoding 30S ribosome-binding factor RbfA, translated as MREFSRTDRVAQQIQKEIAVILQREIKDPRLGMVTVSAVEVSRDLSYAKVFITVLNTSDEDKTKQSAAILNEATGYIRSLLGKRIRARIMPELKFVIDNSLMEGMRISNLVDSVIREDNAKRGPESGDKDQEEE; from the coding sequence ATGAGAGAATTTTCTCGTACAGATCGCGTAGCACAGCAAATTCAAAAAGAAATTGCGGTGATCCTACAGCGCGAAATTAAAGATCCAAGATTGGGTATGGTAACAGTGTCAGCTGTTGAGGTATCACGCGATCTTTCTTATGCAAAAGTATTCATTACTGTGTTGAATACGAGTGATGAAGACAAAACTAAGCAAAGTGCGGCTATTCTGAATGAAGCAACCGGTTATATCCGCTCGCTTCTTGGCAAGCGTATCCGTGCGCGTATCATGCCTGAGCTTAAATTTGTTATTGATAACTCCCTAATGGAAGGTATGCGTATTTCTAACTTGGTTGACTCTGTGATCAGAGAAGACAACGCAAAGCGTGGTCCTGAGTCTGGAGATAAAGACCAAGAGGAAGAGTAA
- a CDS encoding delta-class carbonic anhydrase produces the protein MRTVIKSSKLTALSIFSFEAFAAQCESAGPQTPRDIDSLQGHNKRVFAMAPPKEKLNLCNIHFHKNAEHKAKDFSVVSNDPKYGGFQCNATASLTPAELAPVEDKVCNNVKPGDTIEVHWVHSSCDVKPGPTLGACLNDSCANPDLRVETQVFLVVNDENAQDFTELDYQGQVGGYHQAGVLPSDTGTPVEFLGSTTGPSYNNQQCSPLQVSWSVRPSCAKVDINSLARWCKDNAFEEDHAHGIRKLVTDPQLLSPIKH, from the coding sequence ATGAGAACGGTTATAAAATCAAGCAAATTGACAGCGCTGTCTATATTTAGTTTTGAAGCGTTTGCAGCGCAATGTGAATCAGCAGGACCACAAACACCGAGAGATATTGATAGTTTGCAGGGTCACAACAAACGGGTTTTTGCTATGGCTCCACCAAAAGAAAAACTCAACCTATGTAACATCCACTTTCATAAAAATGCAGAACATAAAGCCAAAGACTTCTCTGTCGTTTCCAATGACCCAAAGTACGGCGGATTCCAATGTAATGCAACTGCAAGCCTCACCCCAGCAGAGCTTGCTCCTGTAGAAGATAAAGTATGTAACAACGTAAAGCCCGGCGATACGATTGAAGTACACTGGGTTCATAGCTCTTGTGATGTAAAACCGGGCCCGACCCTCGGTGCTTGCTTAAATGACAGCTGCGCCAACCCCGATCTACGCGTCGAAACTCAGGTGTTTTTAGTGGTTAATGATGAAAATGCGCAAGACTTCACTGAGCTTGATTATCAAGGCCAAGTTGGCGGTTACCATCAAGCAGGTGTTTTACCAAGTGATACAGGCACACCAGTTGAGTTTTTAGGTTCGACGACTGGACCTAGCTATAACAACCAACAGTGCTCACCTTTACAGGTAAGTTGGAGTGTACGCCCAAGCTGTGCCAAAGTTGATATAAATAGTCTCGCGCGTTGGTGTAAAGACAATGCTTTTGAAGAGGACCATGCGCATGGCATTCGTAAACTCGTGACAGATCCACAGTTGCTTTCACCAATTAAGCACTAA
- the nusA gene encoding transcription termination factor NusA — MAKEILLVAEAVSNEKAVPREKIFEALEFALATATKKKHGGEIEVRVTIDRKTGEYDTFRRWKAVEPQEDGSLENPYAEITIEAAQVDEPDVQLGDYVEEQIESIKFDRITTQMAKQVIVQKVREAERALVVDAYKDQKGELVTGVVKKATRDAIVIDLGNNAEAVIYREDMLPRESFRPGDRVRGLLYEVKPEARGAQLFVTRSKPEMLMELFRIEVPEIGEEMIELRGAARDPGSRAKIAVKSNDKRIDPVGACVGMRGARVQAVSSELGGERVDIVLYDDNPAQFVINAMAPAEVASIVMDEDTRTMEIAVEADNLAQAIGRNGQNVRLASQLTGWELNVMTVEEMERKSSEESDKLVNLFTENLDIDDDFATLLINEGFSSLEEVAYVPVAEFLEIDGLDEETVEELRNRAKDALTTKALRDEESLENAEPAEDLLALEGLERHTAFVFASKGIVTLEDLAEQGIDDLVEISELSEEQAGELIMAARNICWFSEE; from the coding sequence ATGGCAAAAGAAATATTGTTGGTGGCAGAAGCTGTTTCCAATGAAAAAGCGGTCCCAAGAGAAAAGATTTTTGAAGCATTAGAGTTCGCACTAGCGACAGCAACAAAAAAGAAGCACGGCGGTGAGATCGAAGTACGCGTTACTATCGACCGTAAAACGGGCGAGTACGATACTTTTCGTCGTTGGAAAGCGGTTGAACCACAAGAAGACGGTTCACTAGAAAATCCATATGCGGAAATCACTATTGAAGCGGCGCAAGTTGATGAGCCTGACGTTCAATTAGGTGATTACGTTGAAGAGCAGATCGAATCAATTAAATTTGACCGTATCACCACACAGATGGCGAAACAGGTAATCGTACAAAAAGTACGTGAAGCTGAGCGCGCATTAGTTGTTGATGCATATAAAGATCAAAAAGGCGAGCTAGTGACAGGTGTTGTTAAAAAAGCAACGCGTGACGCTATCGTTATCGACCTTGGTAACAATGCTGAAGCGGTAATTTACCGTGAAGACATGCTACCACGTGAAAGCTTCCGTCCGGGTGACCGTGTACGTGGTCTACTTTACGAAGTGAAGCCTGAAGCGCGTGGTGCTCAGCTATTTGTTACGCGTTCTAAGCCTGAAATGTTGATGGAACTATTCCGTATTGAAGTTCCGGAAATCGGCGAAGAAATGATTGAACTTAGAGGTGCTGCACGCGACCCTGGTTCTCGTGCTAAAATCGCTGTAAAATCAAACGACAAGCGTATCGACCCTGTAGGTGCATGTGTTGGTATGCGTGGCGCACGTGTACAAGCTGTGTCTTCAGAACTTGGCGGTGAGCGTGTTGACATTGTACTTTACGATGATAATCCAGCACAGTTCGTAATCAACGCAATGGCACCGGCTGAAGTAGCTTCAATCGTAATGGATGAAGATACGCGCACGATGGAAATTGCAGTTGAAGCTGACAACCTAGCGCAAGCGATTGGTCGTAATGGTCAAAACGTACGTTTAGCTAGCCAACTTACTGGTTGGGAACTAAATGTAATGACAGTGGAAGAGATGGAGCGTAAGAGCTCGGAAGAATCAGATAAATTGGTTAATCTATTCACTGAAAATCTAGACATCGACGATGATTTTGCAACACTACTGATTAACGAAGGTTTCTCTTCACTTGAAGAGGTGGCTTATGTACCAGTAGCTGAATTTTTAGAAATCGACGGTCTAGACGAAGAAACCGTTGAAGAGCTACGTAACCGTGCGAAAGATGCACTGACTACGAAAGCACTTCGCGATGAAGAAAGTCTTGAAAATGCAGAACCTGCAGAAGACCTACTAGCACTTGAAGGACTTGAGCGTCATACCGCTTTTGTTTTTGCTAGCAAAGGTATCGTTACACTTGAAGACCTTGCAGAGCAAGGTATTGATGACTTAGTTGAAATTTCTGAGTTATCAGAAGAGCAAGCTGGTGAGTTAATCATGGCTGCACGTAACATTTGCTGGTTCAGCGAAGAGTAA
- the rpsO gene encoding 30S ribosomal protein S15, producing the protein MSLSNQEKAEIVAKFARAEGDTGSPEVQVALLTADINKLQGHFANHKQDFHSRRGLLRKVSQRRNLLDYLKGKSVDRYAALIKELGLRR; encoded by the coding sequence ATGTCACTAAGCAATCAAGAAAAAGCAGAAATCGTAGCAAAGTTCGCACGCGCAGAAGGTGATACAGGTTCACCAGAAGTACAAGTTGCACTTCTAACTGCTGACATCAACAAGCTACAAGGTCACTTCGCTAACCACAAGCAAGATTTCCACTCACGTCGTGGTCTTCTACGTAAAGTTAGCCAACGTCGTAACCTTCTTGACTACCTAAAAGGCAAGAGCGTTGACCGTTATGCTGCACTAATCAAAGAGCTTGGCCTACGTCGCTAA
- the truB gene encoding tRNA pseudouridine(55) synthase TruB: MARRTKGRAIDGILLLNKPQGISSNKALQQAKGIYFAQKAGHTGALDPLATGMLPICFGEATKFTQFLLDTDKTYVVRAQLGERTTTSDSDGEIVETRPVNVTLEQLEQEIASFLGVSDQYPSMYSALKYQGQPLYKYAREGIEVPRKCRKINVYRITLDEYDEQTQQIQMTVHVSKGTYIRTIVDDLGEKLGCGAHVIMLHRSEVGHYPSDKMITLVELEALLEKAKAEEVAPSTYLDELLLPMDTALVDLSVVDISAEQGVAFGHGQTVAVENLPDGIVKVVADGKFVGIGERNPQGLLKAKRALSSAQPESQ; this comes from the coding sequence ATGGCGCGTCGCACCAAAGGCCGTGCGATCGACGGCATTCTGTTATTAAATAAACCGCAAGGTATTTCTTCTAACAAAGCACTACAGCAAGCAAAGGGCATTTATTTCGCTCAAAAAGCGGGCCACACCGGTGCTTTGGATCCGCTGGCAACAGGTATGTTGCCAATTTGCTTTGGAGAAGCGACTAAGTTTACCCAGTTTTTGCTTGATACTGACAAAACCTACGTGGTGAGAGCGCAGCTGGGTGAGCGCACGACGACATCAGATTCTGATGGTGAAATTGTTGAAACGCGACCAGTAAATGTAACACTTGAGCAGTTAGAGCAAGAAATTGCCAGCTTCTTGGGGGTATCTGATCAGTACCCTTCGATGTATTCGGCGCTCAAATATCAGGGCCAACCGCTATACAAATATGCCCGCGAAGGCATCGAAGTACCGCGAAAATGTCGCAAGATTAATGTTTATCGTATTACGTTAGATGAATATGACGAGCAAACTCAACAAATTCAAATGACGGTGCATGTGTCTAAAGGCACTTATATTCGTACGATAGTCGATGATTTGGGGGAAAAGCTTGGCTGTGGTGCGCATGTCATTATGTTACACCGTAGTGAAGTTGGTCATTACCCTAGCGACAAAATGATTACCTTAGTCGAGTTAGAAGCGTTACTTGAGAAAGCAAAAGCGGAAGAAGTTGCGCCTTCGACTTATCTCGATGAATTATTGTTGCCGATGGATACCGCTTTGGTCGATTTGAGCGTTGTTGATATTAGTGCTGAGCAAGGCGTTGCTTTTGGTCATGGGCAAACCGTTGCTGTCGAAAATTTACCAGACGGTATTGTTAAAGTGGTTGCTGATGGTAAGTTTGTTGGGATTGGCGAGCGTAATCCACAAGGATTATTGAAAGCAAAACGCGCGCTATCTTCCGCTCAGCCGGAATCACAATAA
- a CDS encoding DASH family cryptochrome, whose translation MKVGLYLFANDCRLSDNPALTKLASLVDTLICIYLPTVNLWTARKAQCSTSFAVECYRNQTLNALHQSLTPQQQKLYMLRNTAQLKALTEIIHTQQVTHIGRAAHPGFDEQKLWLKLQDNFPYIQYVSAYSSTLFEPDTLPLKISELPPSFTPFRKAVEEIEPKSPIATATLPPRPKRVLDLAEFKANSSYNIKVAAGEAQAQQQLQQYFQTDAALKYKETRNALFGEHFSTRFSPILASGAISPRQIKQSLTQFELQRGANESTYWIWFELLWREYFYWYALKHQHTLFCFSGVKAKTPKTSFYPERFLKWCQGRTPSALVNAIMHELTKTGWISNRARQIAASYCVNELQLDWRYGAAFFEQHLIDYDVAANWGNWQYIAGVGADPRGGRHFNITKQQALFDPDGEYIKLWQGEATLQLDSQDHVGWPLEDN comes from the coding sequence GTGAAAGTAGGACTCTATTTATTTGCAAACGACTGCCGCCTTAGTGATAACCCCGCACTTACAAAGCTGGCGTCTCTAGTTGATACACTTATCTGCATTTATCTACCCACTGTAAACCTTTGGACGGCTCGCAAAGCGCAGTGCTCAACTTCTTTTGCTGTCGAATGTTATCGCAATCAGACGCTCAACGCCTTGCATCAGTCACTAACGCCACAACAACAGAAGCTGTATATGCTACGTAACACAGCTCAGCTCAAAGCACTGACTGAGATTATTCATACACAGCAGGTAACTCATATTGGCCGCGCAGCTCATCCAGGATTCGATGAACAAAAGCTTTGGTTAAAATTACAAGATAACTTTCCTTACATTCAATACGTTAGCGCTTATTCTAGTACGCTGTTTGAACCAGATACACTACCACTCAAAATCAGTGAGCTGCCACCGAGCTTTACGCCATTTCGCAAAGCTGTAGAGGAAATTGAACCTAAATCACCTATTGCAACCGCTACGCTTCCACCAAGACCGAAGCGGGTTTTAGATTTAGCTGAATTTAAAGCAAACTCTTCATACAATATCAAAGTAGCCGCAGGCGAAGCGCAAGCCCAGCAACAGCTACAACAATACTTCCAAACGGATGCGGCTCTCAAATACAAAGAAACTCGAAATGCCTTGTTCGGTGAGCATTTTTCCACTCGGTTTAGTCCAATACTTGCTTCTGGCGCTATCAGTCCTAGACAGATCAAGCAATCTCTTACTCAATTTGAGCTACAAAGAGGCGCAAATGAATCAACCTATTGGATTTGGTTTGAACTGTTGTGGCGTGAGTATTTTTATTGGTATGCCCTCAAACATCAACACACGCTATTTTGCTTTTCAGGCGTCAAAGCCAAAACACCAAAAACCAGTTTCTATCCAGAGCGCTTTTTAAAGTGGTGCCAAGGCCGAACACCCAGCGCACTGGTCAATGCCATTATGCACGAATTGACTAAAACTGGCTGGATTTCCAACAGAGCGAGACAAATAGCTGCGAGCTACTGTGTTAATGAGCTACAGCTAGATTGGCGCTACGGCGCCGCTTTTTTCGAGCAACATCTGATCGATTATGACGTCGCGGCAAATTGGGGAAATTGGCAGTATATCGCTGGTGTTGGAGCTGATCCTCGTGGCGGTCGCCATTTCAATATCACAAAGCAACAAGCACTATTTGACCCAGATGGTGAATATATAAAATTATGGCAAGGAGAAGCCACTCTACAACTCGACAGCCAAGATCATGTTGGTTGGCCTTTGGAGGATAACTAA
- the infB gene encoding translation initiation factor IF-2 encodes MAEVSINKLAESIGTTVDKLLQQLKDAGITKAEGDQVTESEKATLLDHLSKQHGGTGSTGPERMTLQRKSKSTLSVNSSGKAKSVSVEVRKKRTYVKKSAIEQQREEERLAAEEAARKEAELMAQQQAEQQAKVEAERNAREEAERKADEEAERKAKEEAKRQADAERQAKDKQSKEVDSAQQIKERQEAERLRQEAEAAALKKAEEEAKRQAEEARRLAEENEARWKAEEEERLRREESADHHLTTSTYAREAEDESDAREEKSARRKKKKKPSAKEEAAEANAKRLKGKKGRLKAPTSLQHGFQKPAAEVKQEVRISETITVAELASRMAVKGAEVVKTMMKMGDMVTINQVIDQETAQLVAEEMGHKVILVKENELEEKVLSDRSEEGSLEPRAPVVTVMGHVDHGKTSTLDYIRKAKVADGEAGGITQHIGAYHVETDSGMVTFLDTPGHAAFTSMRARGAKATDIVVLVVAADDGVMPQTKEAVQHAKAAEVPLIVAVNKMDKEGIDPDRVKNELAQLDVIPEDWGGETQFVHISAKTGLGIDELLEAILMQSELLELQASKEGMASGVVIESRLDKGRGPIASVLVQSGTLNQGDIVLCGLEYGRVRAMKDENGKDIKSAGPSIPVEILGLSGVPAAGDEATVVRDERKAREVALYRQGKFREVKLARQQKAKLENMFSNMTEGDVSEVNIVLKADVQGSIEAIADSLTKLSTDEVKVKIVGSGVGGITETDATLAAASNAIMVGFNVRADASARKVIDTENLDLRYYSVIYNLIEEVKQAMTGMLAPEFKQEIIGLAEVRDVFKSPKIGAVAGCMVTEGVVKRSAPIRVLRDNVVIYEGELESLRRFKDDVAEVRSGMECGIGVKNYNDVKVGDQIEVFETVQVERTL; translated from the coding sequence ATGGCAGAAGTGAGCATTAACAAACTAGCCGAGAGTATTGGTACAACTGTTGATAAATTACTACAACAGTTAAAAGATGCAGGGATCACCAAAGCCGAGGGCGACCAAGTTACTGAATCCGAAAAGGCGACGTTGCTTGATCACCTAAGCAAGCAACACGGTGGCACTGGTTCAACCGGCCCTGAGCGTATGACTCTACAGCGTAAGAGTAAAAGCACGTTAAGTGTTAACTCATCTGGTAAAGCAAAGTCTGTATCTGTAGAAGTCCGTAAGAAGCGCACTTACGTTAAAAAGAGCGCAATCGAGCAGCAGAGAGAGGAAGAACGCTTAGCTGCAGAGGAAGCTGCGCGCAAAGAAGCAGAGTTAATGGCTCAGCAACAAGCAGAGCAACAGGCCAAAGTAGAAGCTGAGCGCAATGCGCGCGAAGAAGCGGAACGCAAGGCCGATGAGGAAGCCGAGCGCAAAGCTAAAGAAGAGGCGAAGCGACAAGCGGATGCTGAACGTCAAGCCAAAGATAAGCAGAGTAAAGAAGTGGATAGCGCGCAACAAATTAAAGAACGTCAAGAAGCTGAGCGTCTGCGTCAAGAAGCAGAAGCAGCAGCCCTGAAAAAGGCAGAAGAAGAAGCGAAACGTCAAGCGGAAGAAGCTCGCCGTCTAGCGGAAGAAAACGAAGCACGTTGGAAGGCGGAAGAAGAAGAGCGTCTTCGTCGAGAAGAAAGTGCTGATCACCACCTAACAACTTCTACTTACGCTCGTGAAGCGGAAGATGAGTCTGACGCACGTGAAGAGAAAAGCGCACGTCGTAAGAAGAAGAAAAAGCCAAGTGCGAAAGAAGAAGCAGCAGAAGCGAATGCGAAGAGGCTGAAAGGCAAAAAAGGTCGCTTAAAAGCGCCAACTTCATTACAGCATGGTTTCCAAAAGCCAGCGGCAGAAGTTAAACAAGAAGTACGTATCAGTGAAACTATCACTGTTGCAGAACTTGCTTCTCGTATGGCAGTTAAAGGCGCTGAAGTTGTTAAGACAATGATGAAGATGGGTGACATGGTTACCATTAACCAAGTTATCGATCAAGAAACTGCGCAGCTAGTGGCAGAAGAAATGGGTCACAAAGTTATTCTAGTGAAAGAAAACGAGCTGGAAGAAAAAGTACTAAGTGACCGCAGTGAAGAAGGTTCTCTTGAGCCACGAGCGCCGGTAGTAACGGTAATGGGTCACGTTGACCACGGTAAAACGTCAACGCTTGACTACATTCGTAAAGCAAAAGTTGCTGACGGCGAGGCCGGTGGTATTACTCAGCATATCGGTGCTTACCATGTTGAGACGGACAGTGGCATGGTCACTTTCCTAGATACTCCTGGACACGCGGCGTTTACGTCGATGCGTGCTCGTGGTGCGAAAGCAACCGACATCGTTGTACTTGTTGTTGCAGCGGACGATGGTGTAATGCCTCAGACGAAAGAAGCGGTACAACACGCGAAAGCGGCCGAAGTACCACTTATCGTTGCTGTGAACAAAATGGATAAAGAGGGTATTGACCCTGACCGCGTTAAGAATGAGCTTGCTCAACTAGATGTAATCCCAGAAGACTGGGGTGGTGAAACGCAGTTTGTTCATATCTCAGCGAAGACTGGTCTTGGTATTGATGAGCTACTAGAAGCTATCTTAATGCAATCTGAGCTATTAGAATTACAAGCTTCTAAAGAAGGCATGGCGTCTGGTGTGGTAATCGAATCTCGCCTTGATAAAGGTCGTGGTCCAATCGCTTCTGTACTTGTTCAATCAGGTACCCTAAACCAAGGTGATATCGTACTTTGCGGTCTTGAATATGGTCGTGTTCGCGCGATGAAAGACGAAAACGGTAAAGACATTAAATCAGCGGGTCCTTCAATTCCAGTAGAGATCTTAGGTCTTTCTGGCGTACCAGCTGCTGGTGACGAAGCGACAGTAGTTCGTGATGAGCGTAAAGCACGTGAAGTGGCACTATACCGTCAAGGTAAGTTCCGCGAAGTGAAGCTTGCTCGTCAGCAGAAAGCGAAGCTTGAGAACATGTTCTCTAACATGACTGAGGGCGACGTATCTGAAGTGAACATCGTACTTAAAGCAGACGTTCAAGGTTCTATCGAAGCAATCGCTGATTCATTGACTAAACTGTCTACAGATGAAGTTAAAGTGAAGATCGTAGGCTCTGGTGTTGGTGGTATTACTGAAACGGATGCAACACTTGCAGCGGCTTCTAACGCTATTATGGTTGGCTTTAACGTACGTGCGGACGCTTCGGCACGTAAAGTTATTGATACTGAGAACCTAGACTTACGTTACTACAGCGTTATCTACAACCTAATCGAAGAAGTAAAACAAGCAATGACAGGTATGCTTGCACCAGAATTTAAGCAAGAGATCATTGGTCTTGCTGAAGTTCGTGACGTGTTCAAGTCGCCTAAGATCGGTGCTGTTGCAGGTTGTATGGTAACTGAAGGTGTGGTTAAACGTAGTGCGCCAATCCGTGTACTTCGTGATAATGTTGTTATTTACGAAGGTGAGCTTGAGTCACTACGTCGCTTTAAAGATGACGTTGCTGAAGTTCGTAGCGGTATGGAATGTGGTATCGGCGTTAAGAACTACAACGACGTTAAAGTCGGTGACCAAATCGAAGTATTTGAAACTGTACAGGTAGAGCGTACGCTTTAA